In Carassius gibelio isolate Cgi1373 ecotype wild population from Czech Republic chromosome B13, carGib1.2-hapl.c, whole genome shotgun sequence, one genomic interval encodes:
- the mypn gene encoding myopalladin isoform X1 codes for MEENNSMDEPMSLSQLLRESYLAEARAHHRHGESSCIDSPRRLVYGTLKEKADDSSGKDDPQFPDLSAFLSQEELDNSVDLACKAISSDPREREKRSDTHPPVSHSNLPSNKPTPQTELISERHILQAPFQDNVIRSAREPAADFKRPQRNAPYGLETQSKKEFLNKAADFIEELSSLFKATSSKRIRPRTCKTHRSRYHNKTQADGTSYSINTEDRERPILLNQQIEEPMEKGGVTEEPALIQPESSEEPVCEPPHFIQKLKSREVPEGSKVQLDCIVRGLPAPEVRWFCEGKELENSPDIQIIANGERHTLIIAEAFEEDTGRYSCFASNFYGTDSTSAEIYIEGASSSESDEEKHFQAELHERSAQPKPAVVLTEPNTSAEDITPTITTTFTEPPAPSDTEAVPLTELIADPTSKKEDTELLCSNIVSSEIPVLEPTISVLEPSMPISEVEPTPPIPPLTIAPPSPPLPPSSQSISDVLLTSQHNISENLNGSSSYLQNFDVRPMMAAPVFTKDLQDVLAVESQLIVLECRVKGIPSPKVDWYREGTLIEDSPDFRILQKKPRSMAESEEICTLVIAEVFPEDSGTFTCIASNKYGTVSSTAELRVKGHNNNSTNPKTTSTLTVESSLQKVPATGLMSTTLKPKPDVRLVNNKLHSSMICLDPLRYGFKNVELQDSGIPRSDSLNPSTLRHDLTTSLPSLNPLSIGKYGSDTLRTSLTQLNPISLNSSSMNSNSNHKPLSSTHFDSGGSSFKPSTEVTQSPPNGSDSCITMSSDSWLETLPNGSKPNPSPSVTSFPPVNCSNHQERPTVKPLPDPPTSCLKTRPEGVLGNHNESRSSSRVGLRVTFKLPEDEDEENKEMSPKEPPPVLAKPKLDQVQLQIIHSQMLSEQQQENTSPSQDLTHLDRTSCEPPPVKPNHPSANPVLSQPQPPPLVMNSAQIPLPIPASVPLLPTAPAPILKAVPVSELSMPLTNSMPLPQLTPLATTLQNHHPIPQQNLVPTTLVTVPPGIVPSNLLTQTNVVPTPPQLNLGPISPSVAPLTPMPSVIPTIPITQPVGAPNIPMPSYLGPSAHFPQLIMASTTQPNPNHVANVPPITPSTHISQINMNPTLQIYSVPFSDKGVARTQALMSPNESVVNNTAPELNTTTNSYPGMAPQDTHSQGVSYPPLSKITSPHLVRNPPAPAPIPSPMSHSTLIDIQPPLPGIIPISTQSFTYTRPKEFIAAQTLSPIRSPSPTESPVPMLHELAAQIFPKSTRELMSPINQLSPSPRKFPTRVLECPSSPPYVSSPSLLPHGLGNSLFSFRTQSPPQASSPTSSSSSHSPIQNPVAFLSSVLPSLPTSPLTNAMGLPKSATPGPQGALKKNQRGSRLMSDDDIRESKETLLQDIEKILRFKDEQLHFGQQKQSYGGEVSRLLGPNIPTATVFNYNKEYKVSSFEQRLLSEIEFRLERTPVEESDDEVHHDEIPTGKCIAPIFDKKLKHFRAVEGIPVTFTCKVVGIPVPKVYWFKDGKQILKKNEHYKKIREGDGTCSLHIEAVTSDDDGNYTVMAANPQGRISCSGHLIVQTGPVRNRPVVHSQRVRARVQEVEGEPTEERFFRPHFLQAPGDMSAHEGQLCRLDCKVSGLPHPEIMWLLNGKPMYPDLSHRMLVRENGIHSLVIDPLTQADDGTYTCIASNKAGQSSFCLELRVVGKELKQAPHFVEKLQNTGIAEGSPVRLECRVVGMPQPVIYWKKDNDTIPHSKARVSMHQDTTGYVCLLIQPTRKEDAGWYTVSAKNEAGIISCTARLDIYAQWYQHINAPMKKTQLSGSRYAALTGQGLDIKSAFSMSDNSPVIFSASQPERRLESEEL; via the exons ATGGAGGAGAACAACAGCATGGATGAGCCCATGTCTTTATCGCAGCTTCTGCGTGAGAGTTACCTGGCCGAGGCCCGAGCTCATCACAGACACGGCGAATCCAGCTGCATAGACTCCCCTCGCCGCCTGGTCTACGGGACGCTCAAGGAGAAAGCAGACGACTCCAGTGGGAAAGACGATCCACAGTTCCCAGACCTGTCTGCCTTCCTGAGCCAGGAGGAACTGGACAACAGCGTTGATCTGGCCTGCAAAGCAATCAGCAGCGATCCTCGAGAACGTGAGAAGAGATCCGACACACATCCACCAGTGAGTCACTCTAATCTTCCTTCCAACAAACCCACTCCACAAACAGAGCTCATTTCAGAAAGACACATACTCCAGGCTCCCTTTCAAGATAATGTGATCAGGAGTGCCAGGGAACCTGCGGCGGATTTCAAAAGACCTCAGAGAAACGCTCCATACGGCTTGGAGACCCAATCCAAGAAGGAGTTCCTCAACAAAGCAGCTGATTTCATAGAAGAGCTTTCGTCTCTGTTTAAAGCCACCAGCTCTAAGCGAATTCGGCCTCGTACTTGCAAAACCCACCGGAGCCGATACCACAACAAAACCCAAGCTGATGGCACTTCATACTCCATTAATACAGAAGATCGAGAAAGACCTATTCTGCTCAACCAACAGATTGAGGAGCCGATGGAGAAGGGTGGAGTCACGGAGGAGCCGGCTCTGATTCAGCCGGAGAGCTCGGAGGAACCCGTGTGTGAACCTCCACACTTCATACAGAAGCTCAAAAGCAGGGAGGTTCCTGAGGGCAGTAAAGTGCAGCTGGATTGTATCGTCAGAGGACTGCCTGCTCCAGAAGTTCG GTGGTTTTGTGAGGGTAAAGAGTTGGAAAATAGTCCTGATATCCAGATCATCGCTAATGGTGAGCGACACACTTTGATCATAGCAGAAGCGTTTGAAGAAGACACAGGAAGATACTCGTGCTTTGCGTCCAACTTTTATGGCACAGACTCCACCTCAGCAGAAATCTAcattgagg gAGCATCTTCATCAGAATCTGACgaagaaaaacattttcaagCAGA ACTTCATGAAAGATCTGCTCAGCCCAAACCTGCTGTGGTCTTGACAGAACCCAACACATCTGCTGAAGACATCACACCAACTATAACAACCACCTTCACTGAACCACCAGCACCTTCTGACACAGAAGCAGTGCCACTGACTGAGCTGATTGCTGACCCAACCTCTAAGAAGGAAGATACAGAACTTCTGTGTTCCAATATTGTCAGCTCTGAAATACCTGTACTAGAACCAACCATATCTGTACtagaaccatcaatgccaatatcTGAAGTGGAGCCAACTCCACCTATCCCTCCACTGACCATTGCCCCACCATCACCACCATTACCTCCATCCAGCCAAAGTATCTCCGATGTACTGTTAACATCTCAACACAACATTTCTGAG aatcTAAATGGAAGCAGTAGTTATCTTCAAAACTTCGATGTAAGGCCCATGATGGCAGCTCCTGTTTTTACGAAG GACCTCCAGGATGTCCTGGCTGTAGAGAGCCAGTTGATAGTTCTCGAGTGCAGAGTAAAAGGAATTCCCTCCCCTAAAGTGGACTGGTACCGGGAGGGAACACTTATTGAAGATTCCCCAGACTTCAGAATCCTTCAGAAGA AACCAAGATCCATGGCTGAATCTG AGGAGATATGTACTTTGGTTATTGCGGAAGTTTTTCCAGAGGATTCTGGAACATTTACTTGCATAGCCAGCAATAAATATGGCACAGTTTCCAGTACAGCAGAATTGAGAGTAAAag GACACAATAATAACAGCACCAATCCAAAAACAACAAGCACTTTAACAGTGGAATCCTCCCTCCAAAAGGTTCCAGCAACAGGACTGATGTCAACCACTTTAAAGCCTAAACCAGATGTTCGTCTGGTAAACAACAAGCTTCACTCAAGTATGATTTGCCTTGACCCTTTGAGATATGGATTTAAGAATGTAGAACTTCAGGACTCTGGGATACCTCGCTCAGATTCCCTAAATCCTAGTACCCTTCGCCATGATCTAACCACTAGTCTACCTAGTCTTAACCCTCTCAGCATTGGAAAATACGGCTCAGATACTTTAAGGACTAGTTTAACTCAGCTTAACCCAATCAGCTTAAATTCTTCTTCAATGAACTCAAACTCAAACCATAAGCCTCTCAGCTCTACACATTTTGATTCAGGAGGATCTAGTTTTAAACCTTCCACAGAAGTGACCCAAAGTCCACCAAATGGATCAGACTCTTGCATCACTATGAGCTCTGATTCCTGGTTAGAAACATTACCAAACGGTTCAAAGCCAAACCCCAGTCCTTCTGTTACTAGTTTCCCACCAGTAAACTGCAGTAACCATCAAGAGCGACCGACTGTTAAACCCCTACCAGATCCCCCAACTTCTTGCCTCAAGACAAGACCCGAGGGTGTGTTAGGGAATCACAATGAATCCCGCTCTAGTTCTCGAGTTGGTCTCCGTGTAACCTTTAAACTCCCagaagatgaagatgaggaaaataaagaaatgtcACCTAAAGAACCACCACCAGTGCTGGCTAAACCAAAATT AGACCAAGTGCAGCTTCAGATCATCCACAGCCAGATGCTTTCGGAACAGCAGCAGGAAAACACCTCCCCAAGCCAAGATTTAACACATTTAGACAGGACAAGTTGTGAGCCTCCACCTGTCAAGCCAAATCACCCTTCTGCAAATCCAGTTCTATCCCAACCCCAGCCACCTCCACTTGTAATGAACTCTGCTCAAATTCCACTGCCGATCCCTGCATCTGTCCCTCTACTTCCTACAGCACCTGCTCCCATATTAAAAGCTGTACCTGTATCCGAATTGAGCATGCCTTTAACCAATTCCATGCCCTTGCCCCAACTTACTCCATTAGCCACAACCTTACAGAACCACCATCCAATACCTCAACAAAATCTGGTTCCTACTACATTAGTTACTGTTCCACCAGGTATAGTTCCCTCTAACCTACTAACCCAAACAAATGTGGTGCCCACTCCTCCTCAGTTGAATTTGGGGCCAATCTCACCCAGTGTGGCTCCACTTACCCCTATGCCAAGTGTGATCCCAACAATCCCAATAACTCAACCAGTAGGTGCTCCCAACATCCCCATGCCTTCATATTTGGGACCTTCTGCACATTTTCCTCAACTTATCATGGCTTCAACCACCCAACCAAATCCTAACCATGTGGCCAATGTTCCACCCATTACTCCTTCCACTcatatttcacaaataaacatgaatccaACCTTGCAGATATACTCTGTTCCCTTTAGTGACAAAGGTGTTGCCAGAACACAGGCACTGATGTCACCTAATGAATCAGTAGTGAACAACACTGCACCAGAGTTAAACACCACCACAAATTCTTATCCCGGCATGGCTCCACAAGACACACATTCTCAGGGTGTGTCTTATCCACCCCTGAGTAAAATCACCTCACCACATCTGGTGAGAAATCCACCTGCACCTGCACCCATCCCAAGTCCAATGTCTCATTCTACATTGATTGACATCCAGCCTCCACTTCCCGGGATTATTCCTATCTCCACCCAGAGCTTCACCTACACAAGACCAAAGGAGTTCATCGCAGCCCAGACACTCTCTCCTATCAGGAGTCCTTCCCCAACTGAGTCTCCTGTTCCAATGCTTCATGAATTAGCTGCACAAATATTCCCGAAGTCAACACGGGAGCTCATGTCGCCCATCAACCAGTTATCTCCATCCCCAAGAAAGTTCCCAACGAGAGTTCTGGAGTGTCCAAGCAGCCCACCATATGTGTCCTCACCTTCTCTACTGCCTCATGGGCTGGGGAATTCACTGTTTTCTTTTAGAACTCAGTCACCCCCACAAGCTTCTTCTCCAACTTCTAGCAGCTCCTCCCACAGCCCCATCCAAAATCCAGTGGCCTTTCTTAGTTCAGTCCTTCCTTCTCTTCCTACATCTCCTCTGACCAATGCCATGGGCCTGCCTAAGAGTGCCACACCTGG GCCTCAAGGTGCACTAAAGAAGAATCAAAGAGGTTCCAGACTCATGTCTGATGATGACATCCGCGAGAGCAAGGAAACACTGTTACAAGATATTGAGAAGATATTGCGATTTAAAGATGAACAGCTCCATTTTGGACAGCAG AAGCAGAGTTATGGGGGGGAAGTGAGCCGACTGCTCGGACCAAACATTCCCACCGCAACTGTCTTTAACTATAACAAG GAATACAAGGTGTCGAGCTTTGAGCAGAGGCTATTGAGCGAGATCGAGTTTCGTTTGGAAAGGACTCCAGTTGAAGAGTCGGACGATGAAGTTCACCATGATGAAATTCCCACGGGAAAATGCATCGCACCCATCTTCGACAAGAAACTGAAGCACTTCAGAGCTGTGGAAGGGATTCCAGTCACATTTACCTGTAAAGTTGTGGGAATTCCAGTTCCTAAA GTTTACTGGTTTAAAGATGGAAAGCAGATTTTGAAGAAAAATGAGCACTATAAGAAGATCAGAGAAGGTGATGGGACGTGCTCATTACACATAGAAGCCGTCACAAGTGACGATGATGGCAATTATACAGTCATGGCAGCGAATCCACAG GGCAGAATAAGTTGCTCTGGGCATTTGATTGTCCAAACAGGTCCCGTGCGAAACCGTCCCGTGGTTCACTCGCAGAG AGTCCGAGCGCGTGTACAGGAAGTGGAGGGCGAGCCGACTGAAGAGCGCTTCTTTCGTCCGCACTTCCTGCAGGCTCCAGGAGACATGTCGGCTCACGAGGGACAGCTCTGTAGGTTAGACTGCAAG GTGAGTGGGTTGCCTCATCCTGAGATCATGTGGCTCCTCAACGGGAAGCCCATGTATCCAGACCTCAGTCACCGAATGCTCGTGAGAGAAAACGGGATCCATTCCCTGGTTATTGACCCTCTGACTCAAGCCGATGACGGGACGTACACCTGCATCGCCTCAAATAAAGCAGGACAGAGTTCATTCTGTCTCGAGCTCAGAGTAGTGG GAAAAGAGCTGAAGCAGGCGCCACATTTTGTGGAAAAGCTGCAGAACACGGGCATCGCCGAGGGCTCCCCGGTGCGTCTGGAGTGCAGAGTTGTGGGGATGCCTCAGCCGGTCATCTACTGGAAGAAAGACAATGACACAATCCCTCACTCAAAGGCCAGAGTCAG catgcatcaggACACGACAGGTTATGTTTGTCTACTGATTCAACCGACTAGAAAGGAAGATGCTGGCTGGTACACCGTCTCTGCAAAAAATGAAGCAGGAATCATATCCTGCACAGCAAGACTAGACATATATG CTCAGTGGTATCAGCACATTAATGCACCGATGAAGAAGACGCAGCTCAGCGGGAGTCGATACGCTGCTCTCACCGGACAGGGTCTGGATATAAAGTCAGCGTTTTCTATGAGCGACAACAGCCCCGTCATATTCTCTGCCTCCCAACCAGAGCGAAGGCTAGAAAGTGAGGAGCTGTAG
- the mypn gene encoding myopalladin isoform X2 — protein MEENNSMDEPMSLSQLLRESYLAEARAHHRHGESSCIDSPRRLVYGTLKEKADDSSGKDDPQFPDLSAFLSQEELDNSVDLACKAISSDPREREKRSDTHPPVSHSNLPSNKPTPQTELISERHILQAPFQDNVIRSAREPAADFKRPQRNAPYGLETQSKKEFLNKAADFIEELSSLFKATSSKRIRPRTCKTHRSRYHNKTQADGTSYSINTEDRERPILLNQQIEEPMEKGGVTEEPALIQPESSEEPVCEPPHFIQKLKSREVPEGSKVQLDCIVRGLPAPEVRWFCEGKELENSPDIQIIANGERHTLIIAEAFEEDTGRYSCFASNFYGTDSTSAEIYIEGASSSESDEEKHFQAELHERSAQPKPAVVLTEPNTSAEDITPTITTTFTEPPAPSDTEAVPLTELIADPTSKKEDTELLCSNIVSSEIPVLEPTISVLEPSMPISEVEPTPPIPPLTIAPPSPPLPPSSQSISDVLLTSQHNISENLNGSSSYLQNFDVRPMMAAPVFTKDLQDVLAVESQLIVLECRVKGIPSPKVDWYREGTLIEDSPDFRILQKKPRSMAESEEICTLVIAEVFPEDSGTFTCIASNKYGTVSSTAELRVKGHNNNSTNPKTTSTLTVESSLQKVPATGLMSTTLKPKPDVRLVNNKLHSSMICLDPLRYGFKNVELQDSGIPRSDSLNPSTLRHDLTTSLPSLNPLSIGKYGSDTLRTSLTQLNPISLNSSSMNSNSNHKPLSSTHFDSGGSSFKPSTEVTQSPPNGSDSCITMSSDSWLETLPNGSKPNPSPSVTSFPPVNCSNHQERPTVKPLPDPPTSCLKTRPEGVLGNHNESRSSSRVGLRVTFKLPEDEDEENKEMSPKEPPPVLAKPKLDQVQLQIIHSQMLSEQQQENTSPSQDLTHLDRTSCEPPPVKPNHPSANPVLSQPQPPPLVMNSAQIPLPIPASVPLLPTAPAPILKAVPVSELSMPLTNSMPLPQLTPLATTLQNHHPIPQQNLVPTTLVTVPPGIVPSNLLTQTNVVPTPPQLNLGPISPSVAPLTPMPSVIPTIPITQPVGAPNIPMPSYLGPSAHFPQLIMASTTQPNPNHVANVPPITPSTHISQINMNPTLQIYSVPFSDKGVARTQALMSPNESVVNNTAPELNTTTNSYPGMAPQDTHSQGVSYPPLSKITSPHLVRNPPAPAPIPSPMSHSTLIDIQPPLPGIIPISTQSFTYTRPKEFIAAQTLSPIRSPSPTESPVPMLHELAAQIFPKSTRELMSPINQLSPSPRKFPTRVLECPSSPPYVSSPSLLPHGLGNSLFSFRTQSPPQASSPTSSSSSHSPIQNPVAFLSSVLPSLPTSPLTNAMGLPKSATPGPQGALKKNQRGSRLMSDDDIRESKETLLQDIEKILRFKDEQLHFGQQEYKVSSFEQRLLSEIEFRLERTPVEESDDEVHHDEIPTGKCIAPIFDKKLKHFRAVEGIPVTFTCKVVGIPVPKVYWFKDGKQILKKNEHYKKIREGDGTCSLHIEAVTSDDDGNYTVMAANPQGRISCSGHLIVQTGPVRNRPVVHSQRVRARVQEVEGEPTEERFFRPHFLQAPGDMSAHEGQLCRLDCKVSGLPHPEIMWLLNGKPMYPDLSHRMLVRENGIHSLVIDPLTQADDGTYTCIASNKAGQSSFCLELRVVGKELKQAPHFVEKLQNTGIAEGSPVRLECRVVGMPQPVIYWKKDNDTIPHSKARVSMHQDTTGYVCLLIQPTRKEDAGWYTVSAKNEAGIISCTARLDIYAQWYQHINAPMKKTQLSGSRYAALTGQGLDIKSAFSMSDNSPVIFSASQPERRLESEEL, from the exons ATGGAGGAGAACAACAGCATGGATGAGCCCATGTCTTTATCGCAGCTTCTGCGTGAGAGTTACCTGGCCGAGGCCCGAGCTCATCACAGACACGGCGAATCCAGCTGCATAGACTCCCCTCGCCGCCTGGTCTACGGGACGCTCAAGGAGAAAGCAGACGACTCCAGTGGGAAAGACGATCCACAGTTCCCAGACCTGTCTGCCTTCCTGAGCCAGGAGGAACTGGACAACAGCGTTGATCTGGCCTGCAAAGCAATCAGCAGCGATCCTCGAGAACGTGAGAAGAGATCCGACACACATCCACCAGTGAGTCACTCTAATCTTCCTTCCAACAAACCCACTCCACAAACAGAGCTCATTTCAGAAAGACACATACTCCAGGCTCCCTTTCAAGATAATGTGATCAGGAGTGCCAGGGAACCTGCGGCGGATTTCAAAAGACCTCAGAGAAACGCTCCATACGGCTTGGAGACCCAATCCAAGAAGGAGTTCCTCAACAAAGCAGCTGATTTCATAGAAGAGCTTTCGTCTCTGTTTAAAGCCACCAGCTCTAAGCGAATTCGGCCTCGTACTTGCAAAACCCACCGGAGCCGATACCACAACAAAACCCAAGCTGATGGCACTTCATACTCCATTAATACAGAAGATCGAGAAAGACCTATTCTGCTCAACCAACAGATTGAGGAGCCGATGGAGAAGGGTGGAGTCACGGAGGAGCCGGCTCTGATTCAGCCGGAGAGCTCGGAGGAACCCGTGTGTGAACCTCCACACTTCATACAGAAGCTCAAAAGCAGGGAGGTTCCTGAGGGCAGTAAAGTGCAGCTGGATTGTATCGTCAGAGGACTGCCTGCTCCAGAAGTTCG GTGGTTTTGTGAGGGTAAAGAGTTGGAAAATAGTCCTGATATCCAGATCATCGCTAATGGTGAGCGACACACTTTGATCATAGCAGAAGCGTTTGAAGAAGACACAGGAAGATACTCGTGCTTTGCGTCCAACTTTTATGGCACAGACTCCACCTCAGCAGAAATCTAcattgagg gAGCATCTTCATCAGAATCTGACgaagaaaaacattttcaagCAGA ACTTCATGAAAGATCTGCTCAGCCCAAACCTGCTGTGGTCTTGACAGAACCCAACACATCTGCTGAAGACATCACACCAACTATAACAACCACCTTCACTGAACCACCAGCACCTTCTGACACAGAAGCAGTGCCACTGACTGAGCTGATTGCTGACCCAACCTCTAAGAAGGAAGATACAGAACTTCTGTGTTCCAATATTGTCAGCTCTGAAATACCTGTACTAGAACCAACCATATCTGTACtagaaccatcaatgccaatatcTGAAGTGGAGCCAACTCCACCTATCCCTCCACTGACCATTGCCCCACCATCACCACCATTACCTCCATCCAGCCAAAGTATCTCCGATGTACTGTTAACATCTCAACACAACATTTCTGAG aatcTAAATGGAAGCAGTAGTTATCTTCAAAACTTCGATGTAAGGCCCATGATGGCAGCTCCTGTTTTTACGAAG GACCTCCAGGATGTCCTGGCTGTAGAGAGCCAGTTGATAGTTCTCGAGTGCAGAGTAAAAGGAATTCCCTCCCCTAAAGTGGACTGGTACCGGGAGGGAACACTTATTGAAGATTCCCCAGACTTCAGAATCCTTCAGAAGA AACCAAGATCCATGGCTGAATCTG AGGAGATATGTACTTTGGTTATTGCGGAAGTTTTTCCAGAGGATTCTGGAACATTTACTTGCATAGCCAGCAATAAATATGGCACAGTTTCCAGTACAGCAGAATTGAGAGTAAAag GACACAATAATAACAGCACCAATCCAAAAACAACAAGCACTTTAACAGTGGAATCCTCCCTCCAAAAGGTTCCAGCAACAGGACTGATGTCAACCACTTTAAAGCCTAAACCAGATGTTCGTCTGGTAAACAACAAGCTTCACTCAAGTATGATTTGCCTTGACCCTTTGAGATATGGATTTAAGAATGTAGAACTTCAGGACTCTGGGATACCTCGCTCAGATTCCCTAAATCCTAGTACCCTTCGCCATGATCTAACCACTAGTCTACCTAGTCTTAACCCTCTCAGCATTGGAAAATACGGCTCAGATACTTTAAGGACTAGTTTAACTCAGCTTAACCCAATCAGCTTAAATTCTTCTTCAATGAACTCAAACTCAAACCATAAGCCTCTCAGCTCTACACATTTTGATTCAGGAGGATCTAGTTTTAAACCTTCCACAGAAGTGACCCAAAGTCCACCAAATGGATCAGACTCTTGCATCACTATGAGCTCTGATTCCTGGTTAGAAACATTACCAAACGGTTCAAAGCCAAACCCCAGTCCTTCTGTTACTAGTTTCCCACCAGTAAACTGCAGTAACCATCAAGAGCGACCGACTGTTAAACCCCTACCAGATCCCCCAACTTCTTGCCTCAAGACAAGACCCGAGGGTGTGTTAGGGAATCACAATGAATCCCGCTCTAGTTCTCGAGTTGGTCTCCGTGTAACCTTTAAACTCCCagaagatgaagatgaggaaaataaagaaatgtcACCTAAAGAACCACCACCAGTGCTGGCTAAACCAAAATT AGACCAAGTGCAGCTTCAGATCATCCACAGCCAGATGCTTTCGGAACAGCAGCAGGAAAACACCTCCCCAAGCCAAGATTTAACACATTTAGACAGGACAAGTTGTGAGCCTCCACCTGTCAAGCCAAATCACCCTTCTGCAAATCCAGTTCTATCCCAACCCCAGCCACCTCCACTTGTAATGAACTCTGCTCAAATTCCACTGCCGATCCCTGCATCTGTCCCTCTACTTCCTACAGCACCTGCTCCCATATTAAAAGCTGTACCTGTATCCGAATTGAGCATGCCTTTAACCAATTCCATGCCCTTGCCCCAACTTACTCCATTAGCCACAACCTTACAGAACCACCATCCAATACCTCAACAAAATCTGGTTCCTACTACATTAGTTACTGTTCCACCAGGTATAGTTCCCTCTAACCTACTAACCCAAACAAATGTGGTGCCCACTCCTCCTCAGTTGAATTTGGGGCCAATCTCACCCAGTGTGGCTCCACTTACCCCTATGCCAAGTGTGATCCCAACAATCCCAATAACTCAACCAGTAGGTGCTCCCAACATCCCCATGCCTTCATATTTGGGACCTTCTGCACATTTTCCTCAACTTATCATGGCTTCAACCACCCAACCAAATCCTAACCATGTGGCCAATGTTCCACCCATTACTCCTTCCACTcatatttcacaaataaacatgaatccaACCTTGCAGATATACTCTGTTCCCTTTAGTGACAAAGGTGTTGCCAGAACACAGGCACTGATGTCACCTAATGAATCAGTAGTGAACAACACTGCACCAGAGTTAAACACCACCACAAATTCTTATCCCGGCATGGCTCCACAAGACACACATTCTCAGGGTGTGTCTTATCCACCCCTGAGTAAAATCACCTCACCACATCTGGTGAGAAATCCACCTGCACCTGCACCCATCCCAAGTCCAATGTCTCATTCTACATTGATTGACATCCAGCCTCCACTTCCCGGGATTATTCCTATCTCCACCCAGAGCTTCACCTACACAAGACCAAAGGAGTTCATCGCAGCCCAGACACTCTCTCCTATCAGGAGTCCTTCCCCAACTGAGTCTCCTGTTCCAATGCTTCATGAATTAGCTGCACAAATATTCCCGAAGTCAACACGGGAGCTCATGTCGCCCATCAACCAGTTATCTCCATCCCCAAGAAAGTTCCCAACGAGAGTTCTGGAGTGTCCAAGCAGCCCACCATATGTGTCCTCACCTTCTCTACTGCCTCATGGGCTGGGGAATTCACTGTTTTCTTTTAGAACTCAGTCACCCCCACAAGCTTCTTCTCCAACTTCTAGCAGCTCCTCCCACAGCCCCATCCAAAATCCAGTGGCCTTTCTTAGTTCAGTCCTTCCTTCTCTTCCTACATCTCCTCTGACCAATGCCATGGGCCTGCCTAAGAGTGCCACACCTGG GCCTCAAGGTGCACTAAAGAAGAATCAAAGAGGTTCCAGACTCATGTCTGATGATGACATCCGCGAGAGCAAGGAAACACTGTTACAAGATATTGAGAAGATATTGCGATTTAAAGATGAACAGCTCCATTTTGGACAGCAG GAATACAAGGTGTCGAGCTTTGAGCAGAGGCTATTGAGCGAGATCGAGTTTCGTTTGGAAAGGACTCCAGTTGAAGAGTCGGACGATGAAGTTCACCATGATGAAATTCCCACGGGAAAATGCATCGCACCCATCTTCGACAAGAAACTGAAGCACTTCAGAGCTGTGGAAGGGATTCCAGTCACATTTACCTGTAAAGTTGTGGGAATTCCAGTTCCTAAA GTTTACTGGTTTAAAGATGGAAAGCAGATTTTGAAGAAAAATGAGCACTATAAGAAGATCAGAGAAGGTGATGGGACGTGCTCATTACACATAGAAGCCGTCACAAGTGACGATGATGGCAATTATACAGTCATGGCAGCGAATCCACAG GGCAGAATAAGTTGCTCTGGGCATTTGATTGTCCAAACAGGTCCCGTGCGAAACCGTCCCGTGGTTCACTCGCAGAG AGTCCGAGCGCGTGTACAGGAAGTGGAGGGCGAGCCGACTGAAGAGCGCTTCTTTCGTCCGCACTTCCTGCAGGCTCCAGGAGACATGTCGGCTCACGAGGGACAGCTCTGTAGGTTAGACTGCAAG GTGAGTGGGTTGCCTCATCCTGAGATCATGTGGCTCCTCAACGGGAAGCCCATGTATCCAGACCTCAGTCACCGAATGCTCGTGAGAGAAAACGGGATCCATTCCCTGGTTATTGACCCTCTGACTCAAGCCGATGACGGGACGTACACCTGCATCGCCTCAAATAAAGCAGGACAGAGTTCATTCTGTCTCGAGCTCAGAGTAGTGG GAAAAGAGCTGAAGCAGGCGCCACATTTTGTGGAAAAGCTGCAGAACACGGGCATCGCCGAGGGCTCCCCGGTGCGTCTGGAGTGCAGAGTTGTGGGGATGCCTCAGCCGGTCATCTACTGGAAGAAAGACAATGACACAATCCCTCACTCAAAGGCCAGAGTCAG catgcatcaggACACGACAGGTTATGTTTGTCTACTGATTCAACCGACTAGAAAGGAAGATGCTGGCTGGTACACCGTCTCTGCAAAAAATGAAGCAGGAATCATATCCTGCACAGCAAGACTAGACATATATG CTCAGTGGTATCAGCACATTAATGCACCGATGAAGAAGACGCAGCTCAGCGGGAGTCGATACGCTGCTCTCACCGGACAGGGTCTGGATATAAAGTCAGCGTTTTCTATGAGCGACAACAGCCCCGTCATATTCTCTGCCTCCCAACCAGAGCGAAGGCTAGAAAGTGAGGAGCTGTAG